The genome window ACGACCTCCTGGGGCAGCGACAGCGAGGGGCCGGGCAGCCTCAGCCGAGGCTCGCAGATCTATTTCTCCACCAAGGCCAGGCTCTCCTTCAGACACCAGCTGGACAGCAACATCAATGCCGTGGATGCCACCTACTGAGCGAGAAATGagcgggaggggggcgggggggtctcTGGTCAGGGGTGGGAGTACAGGGAGGTGCCCCGGGGTTCAAAACTGTCAGGGAATGAGGACCTTGTTGAACTCGGCTAAAGCCCGCCTACACTCCGGAGCCTGTTGTTTCAGCCCTGGGAGCCTGGCAGAGTCAAACTGTTACATGAGATCTGTTTAGGGGGATtttcagtgcacacacacacacacacacacacacacacacacacacacacacacacacacacacactgccaattTTGAGTTGGAGAGCGAGTTGTTTGCTCCACTATTCACATTACAATCAGCattgtcctcttcctcctcatggCTCTAAGGAAGACTTGCTCTCAGACGCTGACCGACAACCAGAAAGAGACTGCAGGGGGAAAGACTCTGTCTTCAGTATGAGCAGATTACATCTTCATCACTGTGATAATGTAAAGACTGACCCCTGAACCGGCCGAGCC of Lampris incognitus isolate fLamInc1 chromosome 20, fLamInc1.hap2, whole genome shotgun sequence contains these proteins:
- the si:ch211-237l4.6 gene encoding uncharacterized protein C17orf114, producing the protein MGVKVLQCFPFYRRCKERCKGRQCPPAAVPIEEMKPRLSSTTSWGSDSEGPGSLSRGSQIYFSTKARLSFRHQLDSNINAVDATY